GGAACCTGAACCGGTCGCGACCGCTATCGCTGAGCACTACCAACCGCTCGGTGCAGATACACCGCTGCCCGAAACCGAAGTCGGCGCGCTGCTCGCCATCGCTGACAAGCTCGACACCATCGTCGGCTATTTCGGTATAGCAGAACGTCCTACAGGTTCACAAGACCCGTACTCTCTACGACGACACGCACTCGGCACAATCCGTATCCTCCAAGATCGGCAGTTACCACTCTCTTTGGATGCTGTTGTAGAAAAGGCGATTGCGGGCTACACGGTCCCATTAGTAGAAGATACAAAAACGAGTGTTCTCAGTTTCATTAAAGAACGCCTACGCGTCATCTTGTCGCAGACACAGCAATACACGCCTGACCTTGCGGATGCTGTCTTGGCAGTCGGTGATGTCAACGTTATCGACATTCTCAAACGCGCCAGCGCGCTTGCCGAATTTCGCTTGACACCAAACTAATCGGGTACTGAGAATTTTACCGCCGAACACGCCAGAAACTGTGGACGCGACGCTACTGCAAGACGATGCGGAAAAGCAATTAAACGCATGTTTTAGCGAGGCAGAACCGAACTTTAAGCAGAGCATCCAAGAACGCGATTATGCTAAACTCCTAACACAACTC
The window above is part of the Candidatus Poribacteria bacterium genome. Proteins encoded here:
- a CDS encoding glycine--tRNA ligase subunit beta, coding for MHAERAAWLCKADLTTQMVIEFPTLQGITGRYYARNSGEPEPVATAIAEHYQPLGADTPLPETEVGALLAIADKLDTIVGYFGIAERPTGSQDPYSLRRHALGTIRILQDRQLPLSLDAVVEKAIAGYTVPLVEDTKTSVLSFIKERLRVILSQTQQYTPDLADAVLAVGDVNVIDILKRASALAEFRLTPN